A single region of the Mustela lutreola isolate mMusLut2 chromosome 2, mMusLut2.pri, whole genome shotgun sequence genome encodes:
- the ANGPTL8 gene encoding angiopoietin-like protein 8, whose amino-acid sequence MPTLALCLLCVLATAAQPAPAAPVRGLELAEHEELTLLFHGALQLGQALNGVYRATEARLTKAGHSLGLYGRALGLLGQEVSRGRDAAQELRTSLLEMQMEEDTLKQQAEATARTLGEVAQGQQVLRESMQRLEVRLRGAWLGHAQQEFEALKAHADKQSHIIWALTGHVQQQRREMVAQQHRLRQIQERLHTAALPA is encoded by the exons ATGCCCACTCTCGCCCTGTGCCTACTATGCGTCCTGGCCACGGCTGCCCAGCCTGCCCCTGCAGCTCCCGTTAGGGGCCTGGAGCTGGCTGAACACGAGGAGCTGACCCTCCTCTTCCACGGGGCCCTGCAGCTGGGTCAGGCCCTCAACGGTGTGTACAGGGCCACAGAGGCACGGCTGACAAAGGCTGGGCACAGCCTGGGCCTCTATGGCCGTGCGCTGGGCCTTCTGGGGCAGGAGGTCAGCCGGGGCCGGGATGCAGCCCAGGAGCTACGCACAAGCCTACTGGAGATGCAG ATGGAGGAGGATACCCTAAAGCAGCAAGCAGAGGCCACGGCCCGGACACTAGGGGAGGTGGCCCAGGGACAGCAGGTGCTACGGGAGAGCATGCAGCGGCTGGAAGTCCGGCTGAGAGGCGCTTGGCTGGGCCATGCCCAACAGGAATTTGAGGCTTTAAAG GCCCATGCAGACAAGCAGAGCCACATCATATGGGCGCTCACAGGCCACGTGCAGCAACAGAGGCGGGAGATGGTGGCCCAGCAGCATCGACTACGACAGATCCAAGAGAG ACTCCATACAGCGGCACTCCCGGCTTGA